TTGGATTATATCATACATCTTCAACAATTAACCAAACCATAAACCAGTAGGAAAGGAAGGAGAAAAGCTCGTCTCTTTTTTACCTGTTTCATGAATATGGCTgatttgatttctctgttttttttttttgccttttgggCTTCTCTGAAAAAATTGAACCTTTTCTTCCTCTCCTGCaaaaaggttttattttttgaagagaCAGAATAAAACCCTTTTGTCGAGAGAAGGGGAAGAGACcaaaaagcagaagaagaaacgaatAAATCCCGAACTTGGTCTGGTCGTTTTATATTCTCTCGTCTCCCACGAATTCTAAagctttttaaacaaaaataaataaccaatctGTCTAAGAGAAGGTTTTAGCTAAAGAGCAATTTGATTTGCTCTGTTTACTTCATAAAACCCAGAAACTGATCAATTTAAGCTGAAAGATGAACACTTTAGAAACGGAACCTAAAGGGATTGATGTGTAAGACTGAAGTCAGAGAGACACGTTTACGAGATCGTGTAGCAATTTCtcaagggtttttttttttttttttttttttttttgagacaaatgcagatagagagagaggaaagtGGTAAGTGGTAAGAAACGTGGTTGTTGCTAATTGGCtgtaaattgatttttatttaagtcGTGTTGTGTAATATTTGTCTCTCGCTTAGGAATTTGAAAAACCGACCGAGATATTATTTGTTGTCGTCGTCATAAATTACCAGATCagattattaataaaaaaaaatcggaactttttattttctcgtGTGTtcatgaaaaaaacaaaactttatctgaaattttacatttttcccGGCGGGATATATCTGAACCCTGAAagcttctctcattctctcaatCAATGTTTTCATTAGCTTTAATTCAACCACGTTTTCGGATTTCAGAGATTCCGGTTACTCAAAACTTCAAATCTCCGACGATATGTTACAGTAGCGATTCAAGAACGAAGCGGGAGGAACAGAGGCATGAGAGGTTATCTGGGTTTCGACTTGTTTCTGGAAAGAAGCCATCTTTTGATTCGGATTCTTTCGGGTTACATCAGTTTAAAGGAGAGGATTTGAATCGTGTTGATTCTTTCGATAGCGAACGAGTTGATTATGCTCTGTTAGCTGAGTGGCTTCAGTCTTCTAATGGGATGCGACTCATTAAAAGGATTCACGCTATGGCTTTGAAGTGTTTTGATGATCAAGTGATCTATTTTGGTAATAATTTGATTAGTTCTTGTGTGAGGTTAGGGGATTTGGTTTATGCACGGAATGTGTTCGACAGTATGCCTGATAGAAACACTGTTACTTGGACTGCGATGATTGATGGGTATTTGAAGTATGGTCTTGAGGATGAAGCTTTTGCGCTGTTTGAAGACTATGTGAAGCATGGGATACGTTTTACTAACCAGAggatgtttgtgtgtttgttgaatCTGTGTAGTAGGAGATCAGAGTTTGAGTTAGGGAGACAGGTTCATGGTAATATGGTGAAAGTTGGAGTGGACAATCTCATTGTAGAGAGTtctcttgtttacttttatGCGCAGTGCGGTGAGTTGACGAGTGCGTTACGAGCGTTTGATATGATGGAGGAGAAAGATGTGATATCTTGGACAGCTGTTATATCGGCTTGTTCAAGAAAAGGGCATGGGAATAAAGCTATAGTCATGTTTATGGGAATGTTGAATCATGGTTTTTTGCCTAACGAGTTCACGGTATGCAGTATCTTGAAGGCTTGTAGTGAGGAGAAAGCGATGAGATTTGGAAGGCAAGTACACAGCTTGGTAGTTAAAAAGATGATTAAGACTGATGTTTTTGTTGGAACTTCGTTGATGGACATGTATGCTAAATGTGGGGAGATATCTGATTGCAGAAAAGTGTTTGATGGAATGAGCAATAGAAACACGGTCACATGGACTTCGATTATAGCTGCACATGCTCGCGAAGGTTTTGGTGAGGACGCTATCAGCCTCTTCAGGGTAATGAAGAGGCGGCATTTGATAGCTAACAATTTGACAGTAGTAAGTATCCTTAGAGCGTGTGGATCTGTTGGGGCTTTATTGTTGGGGAAGGAACTTCATGCGCAGATTATCAAGAATTCTATTGAAAAGAATGTCTATATTGGAAGTACTTTGGTTTGGCTGTATTGTAAATGCGGAGCATCTCGTGACGCTTTCAATGTTCTGCAGCAGTTGCCATCTAGAGATGTGGTTTCATGGACCGCTATGATCTCTGGATGTTCGAGTTTAGGACATGAATCAGAAGCGCTAGACTTCTTAAAAGAGATGATACAAGATGGTGTAGAGCCAAACCCATTTACTTACTCTTCTGCTTTAAAAGCTTGTGCGAATTCAGAGTCTCTTCTAATAGGCAGATCAATACATTCCATTGCAAAGAAGAATCATGCTCTGTCCAATGTCTTTGTGGGAAGTGCTTTGATTCATATGTATGCAAAATGTGGATTTGTCTCGGaagcttttagggttttcgACAGTATGCCCGAGAAGAACTTGGTCTCATGGAAGGCGATGATAATGGGTTACGCGAGGAATGGGTTTTGCAGGGAAGCATTGAAGCTAATGTATAGAATGGAGGCAGAGGGGTTTGAAGTGGATGATTATATTTTTGCAACGATTCTCTCTAGTTGTGGAGATATTGAGCTCGATGAACCTGAATCTTCTGCAACTTGTTACTTGGAGACCTCTTCttaatctttcttctttaaaagcTCTGATACTTGGATTTATATGATAAAGTTTCTGATACAAAAAACGTTCCACAGTAGCACCAATTCACAAATGTACAAATTTTCATGTTGATGATATAAAGATTAgaagattttgaattttcaaatgcaaatgcaaagatttaaaattataaatagtgtttCTAAACAATAAGGATAAAGACTGGTGAATTTTAGAATAGAAAAATCTTCAGGTAAAATGAAAACAACAGTAGTAGAATCAACAGCATAAATGAAAGGATAATAAATTGAGaaagatttatataattatgttgTCGTTTTCACTAATTATTTTTGATGATGACCAATAAGGCAATAaccaattataataattaagcaAAAAGTAGAGTGataatattcataaaatatctCTCAAGAGTCAATGTTGAGAACCTAGTTTTAATGGGCTTTATGAATAGATATGGGCATTAGTGGTAAGATTAGGGATTTCAAAAATGGGTAAACCCACCCGTATAAACCCATTTAACTTACCCATTTAAATCCATCTAAACTCATTTAAGCTACACATATAATTGTTTTGAatagataattaattatttagtcgttgattatattttatttatggtttaagTTATTACGTATATTCAATTGTAAGATTTTGACCGAAAACACGGTTTTGTGAGTAAATATTTTTGGtgataaaaacaattttatggttttggagtgaaaacataattttttaataaacatttttttgtgataaaatgcataatttgtagtttttacgagaaatctaattttatgatttggcaaaaaaattacttattaaCAAATCGGTATTATTGATTGTAATATCCATACATTAAATGGATTTAGATGAGGTAACCCATTCAACCTCATTTAATTGTTTTCcataaatagttttaaatagaCTAATTTTTTTCCAACATACCCATATTAATATCTCTAGGTAGAAATGAATATATAgtatgatttatgatttaattaaaagattCAGTTGAGGTGCCAATAAagtgagaaatgaaaaaaaaatattataaagtgGGATCTTctttactaattaattattagaacgcactataaattatttaatcaattttctAAGTTGAATCcttaataacattttattaatgtaCTTATATATGCTATATATAGTAGAGGATCAAAATATTAAGAGAATTTTccattaactttttaaaaaataataacatttttaatttaggTAATGATCTTCTCTTTCTTGAATTAGAATGCACATTATGTATTATTACACGGTCCCCACTTTGGCACGATGAACCGATTTGCTCTTCTCTAGTTTTTAACCTTTTgaggttttatatttttagttatcactaaagtttgattcttttgCATCTCAATGCTTAAATAATCTTCAGTGCCCGATAAGACCCGTTGATTACTGACTATTTAGATTCGTATCTATTCTAGTTAATAGACacaaataatatctatatatcaaCTAGTTGCACTTTCATAACactgttttattatattgtgAACCCATTTTGTCTTTCAAAATTCATAAACTACATGTATTTCATATGTTATGCATTATTTTCCATAGGATAGTACCCTATAAAGTATATACTACAAAGGTGCCTACTTATCTTTTGCTTAATTAgtgatatatttgatttttattttaacattattgtATTTACTTTATACAAATGGATGTCAACACTATTGTATATACTCTATATAAGGGAATTGGGGTAGATAAttcattttgttatattaatgCATCTCAGTAACCTCCTCTCATATTTCTTTTAGATATGGCATTTTagcttttttaaaatattttaaccctaaaaaattttgattttattttctatctcttctgtcttttttttgttttgttttgttttccagttATATTTACAAGTCTTCCTTGTACAATTTAtctgccaccaccaccaccgtgcATTTATATGCTTTCTTATTTAGAATTCagtactttttaatttttttttgccaacaacTGTAATTTAGTATTTAGCTTTGATATTTAGATTTTGAGATTTAGAGTTCAGAtacattagaagaaaaaaaacctggccattgaagatttttaaaaggatgACTAACCTTTTAGATGagagattgataaaaaaaatcaaaacttgtgaAAGCTCCAATTCCATATATGAAAGTTTGCTAATATGTTGGTATAATTGTATTACCAAAAACATTATTCGGCTAAATAATGTCcggagaaaatataaattacatattttaaaatcatttaagtttttgaatttatttaaaaatatttatcttttccacagattttaaAGTTTTCCGAAAATATTCAATATGTAAAAAGAATTTATGTGTTTCCTCACAAATAAATGATGATTGCTAATTTGCTATCCACGGAATATTTTCTTTGCGTCCATGAACACTATATTCCtgtctaaaagaaaaaaaaagtgtgaactattatatttaaatatatatatatatatgtatatattatgtaaattaacttttgttttttttttttgtgttcattACCTCATTGCCGCAATAACATCCAAATTTGTGCGTATGTTTACAATAAGATAAGAAGGTCACGATGCTgtgatatatattaatctattttaaattaaaaagaaaaagcttataatataatttacaatGGGTCCATTTGGGTCGTCGTGTGATAACCCATTAATTTGGTTTTGGCGTTGCTCGTAAAATACACTCtgctttttaacaaaataaggAATGCCTCACGTTCGCCGTCTTTTTGTTCGTCGATAAAGTagactttttattagtatttgaTGCCATTTACAGCCGAGTAAACCCCAATTTTGGTCTTCACGTTCGTTAACTTTTAGGTCGATGCTtttttcatattgatttttaaaatgatacataaaataatgatatcttattatattaatgttaggttaaatttaactattttcCTGTGATaagcatttgttttttttcatcgGAATTGTCTTTTTTCACTCATGAGTCATACATAGTATATCGTCCATAAGGCGATCATAGTATTAGGTGTTTGGTTTACTGTAAAGCATgattaattaaaagataaacaGCCCTTTATGTAAAGCTTATTCATCTTTGAAAAATTTGTGGACCAAACTCTTAGAGGGAAGGGGATATTGAACGTATAAGAATTTGAAGGAACTTATAATGTTAtgtgttttttagattttattgaaTTCTAATGTTATTCcacttattaattaataattatattaaacgatATATAGTGTTATTCAATATTAGGATGGTTTTGATGGTAATGTTATTTTAAAGGAATTTTATTGAATGTTCACCTAAACAAGTTATAATCCACTTATAATCtaccaaacatatattattaaaatacatgtataattttgaaaaattcaagttaaaaccaaaagaaaattgatatatatatataaatatatccatTTTCTTACAAtgtttgaaaagtatataaaaataaattataactgtTAAAATCAgctaacttttatttaatttagtttgagGGGGTTTTGCCCCCTCTAAATGaattttttgtaactttattCTCGGGTTGTAACCTTGAGAAAATGTCATTTGGAACGTTTTTCTTTAAAAAGCCCTAAACTAAAGCATCTatcaaaaatgattttattttaagtgTCTACAATTAAATTGGatgtaataaattttgtttgtttttttttaattgcaaaagaAGTTCCTTGCTGTAAAGAAATCAGAGATATATGTAATTAGGTTGCATCCAATATTTAAATGTcgttaattaagaaaaaaaaaaagaagaagttgtcgTTTATTTCAACAGTTTGAACTTTTATTTACTAGTCACGATCATTCTATACTGTTGACACATCTAGATCGACCACGCCGTAATTGAACTTTCCGTCCATTCTACTATTTCATCTGTTAAAAAACTgtatacatctatatatatatatatatatatatatattatagttgtttgtttaatttttgttttgaacatTACATAAGTCACAATCGacatataaacaaacacacGAGATAATCATAAGACAGAATCATTTGTATTGCATGCAGGACCATCTAAATCAACGTCACACTGACGTTGCTATATGTATTGTAAAggcacaaaataataatgaaaagcaaaaggttgaaaaaaaaaaaaaaatgtatatggtCTTTGTTTCAGTCTGGAACGTAAAATAACGAAACTTTAGAATATCTAACGTACGTACGATAACGAAACGTAGAATAGAATAATAATGTATAGAACTGtaaattcttttattattggagttgccaaaaaaagaaaaaaaaaactgtaaattttgtaataatcttacaaacaaattcacaattttattacaaaacaaaaacagaatcattGCAACCAAATTATTGATAAGAAATGCATATCTCGAAGAAATGGAAAACAACTCTTAATTATAAAGGGAACCCTAAATAACTAATGATGTTGTGGGTCGGGTCCTCCTGGACTTAACCGCTCTGGAGATTTCCCGTGGCTACTGCTGCTACCCGCAGCTTGATCATTCGCTACAGTCGGACTCGTAGCTTCGTTTGAAGGACTTAGACCTTTAACCTTCACCCCAACCGGTGCCTGCTTAAGAGGGCGGCTTCCAGCGGCGACAGAAGATaacagaagaaacaacaagaagCATACAGTGAAGCTTAACTTAGCCATTacaattagttgctatatttagaaaagaaaaatatataagaggaagatagagagagagagtgtgtgagaGAGATTGTAATTGGAAAGTAGTTCACGTGGTGTGTATTTGTGTATATGAGGAAAGAAGAGATCTATGGAGAGtttctatttatagagttttgtttgaAGGGTTTCTAGTTGTGGTGGTTCTAGCTAGATTAGGGCTTGGTTGCTTATGGCAAGTGCAAGCGTGAGTTGTTGATAGAGTTGCATATGAGAGAATGGCCTCATAAGGCCCATGGGCCCTTAATGTCACCCTAAAATCTAGGTTATGAGGAGAGGAACCCATGagcatttatatattactattttctCCTCTATCTCTACCGATGTGGGATCTTATCAATACCCCACCCATCAAGTAGCGACGTCTCGGCGCTAGCGGCTTCGGGTCATACAGGCGGCCTTCACATCAGCCTATACCCGCACCCTCGCCCATACTAGCCATACCGAGCCGGTAGGTCGGACCAATTGATAGAGTTGCATATGAGAGAATGGCCTCATAATGCCCATGGCCCTTAATGTCTCCCCAAAACCTAGGTTATGAGGAGAGGAACCCATGAGCACTTATATATTACTACTCTCTCCCCTATCTCTACCGATGTGGGATCTTATCAGTTGTCACCAACGACAGTTTATCTCGTTGCCTACATTTTCCTTCGTTACCAAAAACATCTACAATAATCATATTAAATCCGTAACCAGCTTAGCAAAGTGACTCTTCCGACTTGCAAAATGCAAATTGGTGCTTTGAATAGTACAAAAGAATTATAAAGATCGCCGCATTACATTATAGTACAAATATTTAATACAATCGACAGCTTAATATATGCATATTGTGTTAGGGTCTAGGATTGGCCAAGCCCTTTTTTAGACTCATGTGCGGTTCATTTTTAAACACTTGTTGATTTGTTAGGTGGCCTTGTCTCTAAACCTCCCCCAAAAGAACTAGGTGAATATATCATAGTGGTTACAATGCGTTTTGCAGTCTAATTcaatagagtaaaaaataagcCGGTAATTAAAGAAAAGCAATAGCGTATCTGAAATTTTGTTGAACATATGAGTTCCCAATCGAACCTCTTTTGGAAGATTTATTTTTCACTGTGTGTCGATATTTGTCAAACCCTTATCGAGTCATGCATGCGATCGTTTCATTTTGAATACTCGCTGATTTGTTACCACCGAGATTATGAACAAAATATACTAATCTCGAAACATAAACGATCAAAAGTAAATAGGAATATAACCCTTATCGAAATGTAGTTTATTCAAATAAGAATCTTGAAGATAAAGAGTTTTATCCATTTATACGATCGTTTACTGTAATTACATCATCAAAACTAACTGAATCTTATGTAATAAAAAAGAGCGATAAGCGACGGCTTCAAGTGCTAATCtgtactaaataaataattatgtcGATAAAGCAAAACTATTGAATACCAAACCTTACACCATATATTTATAACTCGACCGTCCCTATCCAGtgacattatatataatatgtgcaTGCGCACATTATATAATAATACGTGTGCGAGTGtgtgcgagagagagagagagagtgaataaTATACGAGGTAATGATAATGGACGAGGATGGTGATTCATGAAAATCCAATAAGATAGAAAAGGAAAGgagtaaaatatgaaaaatgagGTCAAAGGGCGAGAGCTCTTATGTGTCTCGTGTTGGTTTTGGATTGGTGGAGTTGGACATTTTCactatttttctatttacacATTTGATTCATCAGGAGATTTCATTACAAAGAAGAATATTCAAAAAAGTTTCAACCCCATTCGAGTAAAGATATTATAATCTGTATTTTTACATTTGTCAATTGTCAGGACGTGTGGTAGTGTATACTTTAAGATTCCACTAAGTCGAGGTTTTTAAGTGATTTAGTTAAAAGGATAAGTTTCGAACCAATCACACTTCTTACATTGCAATTATGTTTTTAACTGAATAGTTTTCTTATCCAGATCCAGATTTCATCATCAATGGTGTGCAAATTTTGATTGTCCAAAATATTATGCAACACATCGGTAAATCACTAGCTAGAGCATCGTGGATTCGCGGTGACATTTATgtatgttttagggtttagtcaATGATGACATATAAAAGGAATTTACTTATTTCTTTTAAATGGATACATATTTAGTGAGTTAGTGTTTTACTTGTGAGAAATGGATAGCAAAAAAATTGGGAAAGGATTAGCATGAAGGTGATGTAGTGGCAATACACTTAGCCGAAAAATATCTGGAAAATAACGAAAATACTCTTATCTCTCTGTGTGTCATATATATGCCACTCTTCCCCATTTTAATGGTTCACATTTTTAGGTGACTATCACTTACTTAAAAGATAaactagaagaaaaaagaattataatgaAGAGTTTTACAAAAGATACAAGAGAgtgaatgtatatatataacacgGTCTATAATTCTATGTCATCACCTTCACTGGACAGGCCATCGAAAAGACGATGATATAGCTGGATGGTAATTGCAATCAGTAATTACTAACTTTATCTCCATCTCAAATGTTATTAACCAAACCAGATCAGATCACATTCACATGTATAATGCGTCGAGTCCAATTTGTTGATCAGGGATACAAACTATACTGATATTGAACATATGATCTTTAAGAATCACAACCAGTATACTCATGGAAATAAATTTTGTGTCGGGACATGAATGCGTGACAGGGTATTGATAAAATACCCCTAATACAAATTCTGATACAGATTTCATAAAAGGAAAAGAACCCATCTAGAGGATTaacaacaatttccaaaaatcaaaagaaaagaaaagaagaaaatcatctaaattttttacaaGAGAAGCTCGAAGAAGTAGCAGCAGCCTTGACACCAACAACAAAAGATCTTCTCTTCATGCATTTGGGATCAAGTGATAGTGATGGCGAAGAGGGAACGTGACGAATCACAAACGTGGAGGACAATGTTGATGACGAAACAAAGAGATTGGTGATATCTCGAAGTGGCTGCCtagatctctttcttcttattctgATTTGGGTTTTGTCTTTAtcaatggatgaagaagaatccatAGGCTTGGCAGATATCGTGGCCATGTTTGAAGGTGAGACATTCTCTTTGTTGTCGTTTTGAGGCTTTAAATCAAAAGAGGCCATTGATGTAgcagagagagaaatagagaagagtcaaagaaagagagagagagagatagaagtgGATTGAGGATAGAAGGAGGAACTGAGGAAATGTATATGAAGAATGTGAATAGGAGGGACTTTGAACCAGATTTGGAAGTGACGGATCtgagatttgatttttgatgttTTCATTTTGTGGAGGGATTTTGAGAATTGTTCTAAAATCCTGAAACTTGAAAAAAAGAGCTCTGTGTTATGGAGGGAACTAAGAAGAttctctgttttctattttggttCGAAAATTTCATTTTGGTATAGAAGTGTTGACTTTTGACTTTGAGACCAGACGGCGCTTTACCGTTTTACGCGCCACTTGGTTTTAGGATGTGCGccaagaagaagagtgaaaaactgaaaaacgggttttaaaaaaaaaatatttagaaactcATTTTATCAAACTGGACTCAACAAGACTTATAATATTATTGGGCTTTCTTCATTAGCCCATATAGTTTTTCGTATGTAATGAATGTACTTGGTTTGGGACCTAGATATACATACACTGTGTGTCAGTGTGTACGTATGTGTGTACGTATCTCTGTGTTGCATTTACATTTTGAAATGATCCTAACCAAATTGTATAAGTTTATCAATCATCTAACTCGCGTAGTAGTCGTGTATGATGCGAGACACAATTGAAAAAACACCCGATTTAACACAATTCTAATTCATTATCAGTTAACCATCAAACTTTTAATATGTTCCGCAATTTAACggtgtttttctttattatccAGCAAAATGAGAAAAGAGGGTTGAGTTACCTTGGACTAATATCACGTCAACCTTTCTGTACGTTTGGACGTGTTAGTGTAAATCCACTGAACCTATAAACTCGAGTCAATAGAACATGCCATCAGGTCAAGAACTGAACAGATTGGTGTATACTTGAGTCTTCAGGTTAAATCTCTTGAGATAGTTTCTGAAAAACAGAGAAGGGTCATGATTCTAACCTTTTAGCAACAGTTGTTTGAGTGTTCATTATGTGTCCCTTATATAGTCAACTTGGCTGCAAACTTCTGGACCAGACGAATGTTTCTGATTATTAaggcaaaacacacaaaagagtCTATTTTGGCTATACATAGACCAAATCTAACACTGGCATTAAAAGGACAATAAAAAGGATATCTTGTCTTCATATAAAGGATGGTTGAGCATCAGCAGCTTATTGTTGTTTACTACAGCACGGACAAGTAACTCTTTCGCTTcctcatgtttcttcttcagaatGTTGCAGATCTGCAAATGGCACAAAAAGGCATAA
The sequence above is a segment of the Camelina sativa cultivar DH55 chromosome 10, Cs, whole genome shotgun sequence genome. Coding sequences within it:
- the LOC104718465 gene encoding uncharacterized protein LOC104718465, which produces MASFDLKPQNDNKENVSPSNMATISAKPMDSSSSIDKDKTQIRIRRKRSRQPLRDITNLFVSSSTLSSTFVIRHVPSSPSLSLDPKCMKRRSFVVGVKAAATSSSFSCKKFR
- the LOC109126983 gene encoding CLAVATA3/ESR (CLE)-related protein 2-like, producing the protein MAKLSFTVCFLLFLLLSSVAAGSRPLKQAPVGVKVKGLSPSNEATSPTVANDQAAGSSSSHGKSPERLSPGGPDPQHH
- the LOC104718464 gene encoding pentatricopeptide repeat-containing protein At4g18520-like — protein: MFSLALIQPRFRISEIPVTQNFKSPTICYSSDSRTKREEQRHERLSGFRLVSGKKPSFDSDSFGLHQFKGEDLNRVDSFDSERVDYALLAEWLQSSNGMRLIKRIHAMALKCFDDQVIYFGNNLISSCVRLGDLVYARNVFDSMPDRNTVTWTAMIDGYLKYGLEDEAFALFEDYVKHGIRFTNQRMFVCLLNLCSRRSEFELGRQVHGNMVKVGVDNLIVESSLVYFYAQCGELTSALRAFDMMEEKDVISWTAVISACSRKGHGNKAIVMFMGMLNHGFLPNEFTVCSILKACSEEKAMRFGRQVHSLVVKKMIKTDVFVGTSLMDMYAKCGEISDCRKVFDGMSNRNTVTWTSIIAAHAREGFGEDAISLFRVMKRRHLIANNLTVVSILRACGSVGALLLGKELHAQIIKNSIEKNVYIGSTLVWLYCKCGASRDAFNVLQQLPSRDVVSWTAMISGCSSLGHESEALDFLKEMIQDGVEPNPFTYSSALKACANSESLLIGRSIHSIAKKNHALSNVFVGSALIHMYAKCGFVSEAFRVFDSMPEKNLVSWKAMIMGYARNGFCREALKLMYRMEAEGFEVDDYIFATILSSCGDIELDEPESSATCYLETSS